The genomic segment CGAGGTCCTCAACAAGGGGCTGATCAAGGGGATGTCGGTTGTAGGCGAGAAATTCAAAAACAACGAGTTCTACGTCCCCGAGGTCCTCATCGCTGCCAGAGCCATGAAGTCCGCTATAGAGATCCTCAGACCTCTGCTTTCGGAGTCAGGGGTCGAGCCTGTCGGTAAGGTCGCCATCGGAACGGTTAAGGGCGATCTCCATGATATCGGTAAGAACCTCGTCGCCATGATGCTTGAAGGCGGTGGGTTCCAGGTGATAGACCTCGGGATAGATGTCGGACCCGAGAAGTTCATCCAGGCCGTCTCCGACCAGGAGGTTCAGATAGTTGCCATGTCCGCCTTGCTGACCACCACCATGCCCTCGATGAAGGTTACGATCGATGCA from the Candidatus Poribacteria bacterium genome contains:
- a CDS encoding corrinoid protein; this encodes MADLNALAEAIINGRKEEAEQITKQALDEGLSPAEVLNKGLIKGMSVVGEKFKNNEFYVPEVLIAARAMKSAIEILRPLLSESGVEPVGKVAIGTVKGDLHDIGKNLVAMMLEGGGFQVIDLGIDVGPEKFIQAVSDQEVQIVAMSALLTTTMPSMKVTIDALKEAGLRDKVKILIGGAPVTQAYADEIGADGYARDAASAVDKAKELLGVA